The genome window ACTAAAATATTCAAACTGTTGTTTTGCTTTTTCTTCTAACTTAGTATCATCAATTAATTTAGCTAAGCGCAAGAAATTTAAAGTAGCTACAGAATTCCCCGAAGGAATAGCACCATCATAAATCTCTTTGGGCCTAATTAATAATTCTTCACTATCATAACCATAAAAATATAGACCACCCTGTTTTTCATCCCAAAAATATTCAAGTAAATCCTTATTCAAATCTAATGCCTTCTCAAGATATTCTGTTTCAAAGCTAGTCTCATAAAGCTCAATTAACCCCCAAATAAAGAAAGCATAATCATCAACATAACCTGGATATTCTGCTTCTCCGTTTCGATATCTAGCTAATAATCTTCCGTCCTCACTGCGACGTAAATTTTGCCAGATAAACTCTACTGCTTCTTTAGCTGCTTTCTGATAACTCACATCATCCAATATTCTAGCTCCAATAGCCAAAGCAGCAATCATCAGACCATTCCAGGAAGTTAAAATCTTATCATCTTTATGAGGATGAACTCTATTTTCCCTAACTCTAAATAACTCTTTACGTTCTGCTGCAAATTCTTCATCTACTTCTGATTTATTCAATTCAGTATTAATCAAATTAGGAATACTTTTACCTTCAAAGTTTCCATCTGTAGTAATATCATAAACTTGACAAAATTCTTTTCCTCGCTTCTCACCTAAAATCGATTTAACTTCCTTAGGAGTCCAGACATAAAACTTTCCTTCTTCACCTTCCGAATCAGCATCTTCCGCTGAATAAAAACCACCTTCTGATGATGTCATATCTCGTAAAATATAGGTGAAAATTTCTTTTGCTATATCAGCATATTTATCTTTATTTGTAACCTGATAAGCTTCTAAATAAATTATTGCTAATAAAGCATTATCATATAACATCTTTTCAAAATGAGGTACTAACCACTTTTCGTCTGTAGAATAACGAGCAAATCCATATCCCAAATGATCATACATACCACCTCGATACATATTATCCAATGTAGTTTTTACCATTTCAAGAGCTTTTTCCTCATCAGTTAACTTCCAATAACGCAATAAGAACATCAAATTATGTGGAGTAGGAAACTTAGGTGCTGTTCCAAATCCACCATAATCCTCATCAAAATTTGATTCAAAATTAGTAAAAGCAGTATCAACTAAATCACGCAGTTGTTCAGTTGAAGATTGGTCTTGTCTATCATTATTCGTTCTCCGTAAAACAGATAATATTTCTTCGCTCGATTCAAGTAATGACTGGCGTTTTTGCTTCCAAGCCTTTTTTACTCTAGTTAATATATCTATTAACCCTGGCTGTCCTTTGCTTGCTTCTTTAGGAAAATAAGTTCCCGCAAAGAAGGGCTCTTTATTTGGAGTCATAATTACTGTCAACGGCCAGCCACCTCTACCTGTCAATGTCTGACAAATAGTCATATATATATTATCAATATCAGGACGTTCTTCTCGATCAACCTTAATAGCTACAAAATTCTTATTTAAAATTTCTGCT of Sporohalobacter salinus contains these proteins:
- a CDS encoding thioredoxin domain-containing protein, whose translation is MTTSRSQQRDPNHLINEQSPYLLQHAYNPVDWYTWSEEAFKKAKAEDKPIFLSIGYSTCHWCHVMERESFEDEEVAEILNKNFVAIKVDREERPDIDNIYMTICQTLTGRGGWPLTVIMTPNKEPFFAGTYFPKEASKGQPGLIDILTRVKKAWKQKRQSLLESSEEILSVLRRTNNDRQDQSSTEQLRDLVDTAFTNFESNFDEDYGGFGTAPKFPTPHNLMFLLRYWKLTDEEKALEMVKTTLDNMYRGGMYDHLGYGFARYSTDEKWLVPHFEKMLYDNALLAIIYLEAYQVTNKDKYADIAKEIFTYILRDMTSSEGGFYSAEDADSEGEEGKFYVWTPKEVKSILGEKRGKEFCQVYDITTDGNFEGKSIPNLINTELNKSEVDEEFAAERKELFRVRENRVHPHKDDKILTSWNGLMIAALAIGARILDDVSYQKAAKEAVEFIWQNLRRSEDGRLLARYRNGEAEYPGYVDDYAFFIWGLIELYETSFETEYLEKALDLNKDLLEYFWDEKQGGLYFYGYDSEELLIRPKEIYDGAIPSGNSVATLNFLRLAKLIDDTKLEEKAKQQFEYFSSQINNKPVASSYFLLSWLFAQSRGREVVFAGSRDESSIQDMIKALHKEFLPFTIALLNAEEQREDLSELAPFVASQTKVRGEPTAYICEDFTCQEPVNDSKEFKKRLQ